A genomic window from Flintibacter sp. KGMB00164 includes:
- a CDS encoding GH25 family lysozyme, which yields MNWKKFERRAAALALAAVVGVQPVLAGSYKLTVPSGYTSPFIDVQKGDWYYNYVAVLNSMGIIDGYGNGYFGADDPLSAGAALVMVLKAAGSGTIAATDGHWASGYADYAVSKGYLTSEEIGDDLDGDMPRILVARLAAKALGLSPSENKSPFSDVDDGYLTALYEMGIVTGSTENGKTVFLPDKPISRAEISVIVWQIDRVHTYGKQILFQNTYYDILDGVPVNSYDNKYFLKGSDGYMTYTEPGVETELGIDVSVYQGEIDWQKVADAGMDFAIIRVGYRGYGSEGKMMPDKYFTQNIQSALDAGLDVGVYYFSQAITVEEAREEAAYVIEQVKDYDLTYPVVFDWERQNYAGSRTQTVPSVSTMCKMANAFCEDITAAGYEAMVYFNPSEGYKQYDLSQLMDYPFWLAQYNSVPTFYYDFDMWQYTSTGRVPGISGNVDINLRFFR from the coding sequence ATGAATTGGAAGAAATTCGAACGGCGAGCCGCTGCATTGGCTTTGGCTGCCGTAGTGGGGGTCCAGCCTGTTCTGGCAGGATCCTATAAACTTACTGTGCCTTCCGGCTATACCAGTCCGTTTATTGATGTGCAGAAGGGTGACTGGTACTACAATTACGTAGCGGTCCTTAATAGTATGGGCATTATTGATGGCTATGGAAATGGATATTTTGGAGCTGATGACCCCTTAAGCGCAGGAGCGGCTCTGGTCATGGTTCTGAAGGCTGCGGGAAGCGGAACGATTGCCGCGACAGACGGCCACTGGGCCAGCGGCTATGCAGATTATGCAGTGTCCAAGGGCTATCTGACCAGCGAAGAGATCGGCGATGATTTGGATGGAGATATGCCTCGTATCTTGGTTGCCCGTCTGGCCGCCAAAGCGCTGGGGCTGAGCCCGTCGGAGAATAAATCCCCCTTCTCCGATGTTGACGATGGCTATTTGACTGCTCTTTATGAGATGGGAATCGTCACCGGCAGCACAGAGAATGGAAAGACAGTTTTCCTGCCGGACAAGCCGATCAGCCGTGCAGAGATCAGCGTAATCGTGTGGCAGATCGACCGGGTACATACTTACGGAAAGCAGATTTTGTTCCAGAATACCTATTATGATATTTTAGACGGTGTTCCCGTGAATTCCTATGATAACAAATACTTCTTAAAGGGCTCCGACGGCTATATGACCTACACGGAGCCGGGGGTAGAGACGGAACTGGGAATTGACGTATCTGTCTATCAGGGTGAGATCGACTGGCAGAAGGTGGCCGATGCCGGCATGGATTTTGCAATTATCCGCGTGGGATATCGCGGTTATGGCAGTGAAGGCAAGATGATGCCGGATAAGTATTTCACTCAGAATATCCAGAGCGCCTTGGATGCCGGACTGGATGTAGGCGTGTATTATTTCTCTCAGGCCATCACTGTGGAGGAGGCTCGGGAGGAGGCCGCCTATGTCATTGAGCAGGTAAAAGATTATGACCTGACCTATCCTGTGGTCTTCGACTGGGAGCGCCAGAACTATGCCGGTTCCCGTACACAGACAGTGCCCAGCGTGAGCACCATGTGTAAGATGGCCAATGCCTTCTGTGAGGATATCACGGCTGCAGGTTATGAGGCCATGGTCTACTTCAATCCCTCTGAAGGGTATAAGCAGTACGACCTGAGCCAGCTGATGGACTATCCCTTCTGGCTGGCCCAGTATAACAGCGTTCCTACGTTCTACTATGACTTCGATATGTGGCAGTATACCTCCACTGGTCGTGTGCCTGGCATTTCCGGCAACGTGGATATTAACCTGCGTTTCTTCCGATAA
- a CDS encoding amidohydrolase family protein, which translates to MIIDIHTHTFPDKLASTTIPKLEQMSHTKSYVDGTNGGLMASMAKAGVNYSVVLPVATSPKQVLHINDSSARINEQFAQTGIFSFGCIHPDYDDYRAELARVKELGLKGIKLHPVYQDVDFDDIRTLRILDRAAELGLIVLTHSGLDVGFPGRVRVTPAMVQHAVKEVGPLTLILAHMGGWRNWDEAEALLADAPVYLDTSYSLGTLHALDDGYYKPEDLPMLSQEQFLRMVHTFGPHRFLFGTDSPWGDQSQGVERIRSLPFTEEEKAAILGGNAQKLLQFPEI; encoded by the coding sequence ACAAGCTGGCCTCCACCACTATTCCCAAGCTGGAGCAGATGTCCCACACAAAATCCTATGTGGACGGCACCAACGGCGGTCTGATGGCTTCCATGGCCAAAGCCGGGGTAAATTATTCGGTGGTCCTTCCTGTGGCCACCAGCCCCAAGCAGGTGCTGCACATCAATGACAGCTCCGCACGCATCAATGAACAGTTTGCGCAGACCGGGATCTTCTCCTTTGGCTGTATCCATCCTGATTACGACGACTACCGCGCCGAGCTGGCCCGGGTAAAGGAGCTGGGTCTGAAGGGCATCAAGCTCCACCCCGTCTACCAGGACGTGGATTTTGATGACATCCGCACATTGCGTATTCTGGACCGGGCCGCTGAGCTGGGCCTCATTGTGCTCACCCACTCCGGCCTGGACGTAGGCTTCCCCGGCCGGGTGCGGGTCACTCCCGCCATGGTCCAGCACGCGGTCAAGGAAGTTGGCCCTCTGACTTTGATTCTGGCCCACATGGGTGGCTGGCGTAACTGGGACGAGGCAGAGGCTCTTCTGGCGGATGCTCCGGTCTATCTGGACACCTCCTACTCTCTGGGCACCCTCCATGCCCTGGATGACGGCTATTATAAGCCCGAAGATCTGCCTATGCTCAGCCAGGAACAGTTCCTGCGCATGGTCCACACCTTTGGCCCCCACCGCTTCCTGTTCGGTACGGACAGCCCCTGGGGCGACCAATCTCAGGGTGTGGAGCGCATCCGCTCTCTGCCGTTTACCGAAGAAGAAAAAGCCGCGATTCTGGGCGGAAATGCTCAAAAGCTGCTGCAATTCCCTGAAATCTAA